One stretch of Aquificaceae bacterium DNA includes these proteins:
- the rpsR gene encoding 30S ribosomal protein S18: protein MDMIKRSAKKSCPFCDAKKDPSYKNYEELKRFITERGKIMGRRQTGVCAKHQRLLAREIKRARQLALLPYLVA from the coding sequence ATGGATATGATTAAGAGGTCTGCAAAGAAAAGTTGCCCCTTCTGCGATGCAAAAAAGGACCCCAGCTACAAGAACTATGAAGAGCTAAAAAGGTTTATCACAGAAAGGGGCAAGATAATGGGCAGGAGGCAGACTGGCGTCTGTGCAAAGCATCAGAGGCTTCTTGCAAGAGAGATAAAGAGGGCAAGACAGCTTGCCCTTCTGCCATATCT